A stretch of Spirosoma oryzicola DNA encodes these proteins:
- the rhaM gene encoding L-rhamnose mutarotase, producing the protein MEEVAFTMKLKPGVEAEYKRRHDEIWPELSMALTEAGVRDYSIYLDRTTNTLFAVQKRVDGHSAELLHELPVVQRWWQYMADLMDTNSDNSPVVQSLERMFHLD; encoded by the coding sequence ATGGAAGAAGTTGCCTTCACCATGAAGTTAAAACCCGGCGTTGAAGCGGAATATAAACGGCGTCACGACGAAATCTGGCCGGAGCTGTCGATGGCTTTGACCGAAGCCGGAGTGCGTGATTATTCGATCTATCTGGATCGTACCACGAACACGTTGTTTGCCGTGCAGAAGCGCGTGGATGGCCACTCCGCCGAATTGCTCCACGAATTACCTGTTGTGCAGCGCTGGTGGCAATACATGGCTGACCTGATGGATACCAATTCGGATAACTCGCCGGTCGTGCAGTCGCTGGAACGGATGTTTCATTTGGACTGA
- a CDS encoding metallophosphoesterase family protein: MNQDDPKKEILFLSDTQAPMWVERLVLRTHQNTKATTTIFAEIIRLKPAVLYWLGDIVSLGYRNNKWRIIDQFLAKCTEVGTAVYAIMGNHDVMGRPRKGARNFQMRFPEHIPTGYVKTTDSIAVVMLNSNFSTLSVSDLIKQQTWYEQTLQELDADPAIKVVIVTCHHAPYSNSKLVGSSKLVQQRFVPGYIQSQKARLFITGHSHAFERYQFEGKEFLVIGGGGGLRQPLNMSPSRLPDLATPYKPLFHYLSVRREDNGLHLTSYCLRKDFSGFDKGYEFEIPAEVPAT; this comes from the coding sequence ATGAATCAAGACGATCCGAAAAAAGAAATTCTGTTTTTAAGTGATACGCAGGCACCCATGTGGGTAGAGCGGCTGGTATTGCGGACGCACCAGAACACCAAAGCGACGACGACCATCTTTGCTGAAATTATACGGCTGAAACCTGCTGTGTTGTACTGGCTCGGGGATATTGTATCGCTGGGTTACAGAAACAACAAATGGCGGATTATTGATCAGTTTCTGGCAAAATGCACGGAAGTTGGTACGGCTGTGTACGCAATCATGGGTAACCACGATGTGATGGGCCGACCCCGGAAAGGTGCCCGAAATTTCCAGATGCGTTTTCCTGAGCATATCCCGACTGGCTACGTGAAAACAACGGACAGCATCGCCGTGGTCATGCTGAATTCAAATTTTAGTACGCTCTCGGTATCCGATCTGATAAAGCAACAAACGTGGTATGAACAAACGCTACAGGAACTGGATGCCGACCCAGCCATAAAAGTCGTCATCGTTACCTGTCACCACGCACCTTATTCAAACAGCAAGCTGGTCGGTTCGTCGAAGCTGGTTCAACAGCGGTTTGTGCCGGGTTATATTCAGTCGCAGAAAGCGCGGCTGTTTATCACCGGTCATTCGCACGCGTTCGAGCGTTACCAGTTCGAAGGCAAGGAGTTTCTGGTTATTGGCGGTGGTGGTGGCCTGCGTCAGCCATTGAACATGTCGCCGAGCCGACTACCCGATCTGGCAACGCCTTACAAGCCCCTTTTTCACTACCTGTCCGTTCGACGCGAAGACAACGGCCTGCACCTAACCTCGTACTGTCTCCGCAAAGACTTTTCGGGTTTCGACAAAGGCTATGAGTTTGAGATTCCAGCGGAAGTTCCAGCCACGTAA
- a CDS encoding VCBS repeat-containing protein, translating into MGFILKKSLPYVTTKVYSLFFASILCLTGCSDKTSTEKTTEPAGRPLFTSLSPDQTGITFANNLTEGLNTNVLMYEYFYNGGGVAVGDLNGDGLDDIYFSGNMVPNQLYLNKGSMKFTDVTASAGVAGREGPWRTGVSMADVNGDSRLDLLVCYSGSLPPFKRVPQLFINDGSDAQGIPHFTDQTVQWGLDKPGQTTQGTFFDYDRDGDLDLFLLNHNPRLLPVLDPGPTAALLKQSNPEIGVRLLRNVGKRFEDVTERSGLSSSVLSYGLGLGVSDLNADGWPDLYISNDYTIPDYLYLNNHDGTFTNQLKNSVRHTSHFSMGNDVADVNNDARPDIMTLDMLPEDNRRQKLLMAPDNYEKFNLAVESGFYYQHMRNMLQINEGVETKNGKTIPTFSEIGQLAGVSNTDWSWSPLLADYDNDGWKDIYVTNGYVRDYTNQDFLKFMTDYMHNRPANFSREDVLELVHKIPSSNVTNYMFRNRGGERAGAVTFDNASSSWGLMQASNSTGAAYADLDNDGDLDLIVNNTNQPAFIFQNETSKERKHHYLSVRLVGAGANTQGVGAKATLYRNGKQQYVEQMPTRGYQSSVSPRLHFGLGTDANIDSLRVVWATGKQQLLTNVKADQQLTVQEKDARMLYKGLQATPAIFKEVKAPLAFTDPANTTNDFKRQTLLVNAQSFNGPCLVKADVNGDGREDVYTGGSSGQAGTLFVQQANGQFSRLPEPAFEADKAYNDADAVFFDANTDGFTDLYVCSGYYGDFTTDDVRLQDRLYLNDGKGNFTKSTNALPSLKTSAGCVRVTDVNGDGKPDLFVGGRVVPGRYPESPRSYLLINDGQGKTPHFSDKTAQLAPMLEQIGMVTDAAWTDLNADRKPELVVVGEWMPITVLSWNNNQLNDQTEAYLGKEYRGWWNKLLIDDFNGDGRPDLVVGNQGLNTQCRASEQEPAELYYKDFDNNGKIDPILCLYVQGKSYPHATRDELLEQVGMLRHRFVNYDSYSNATLTDVFKPEELKDAKKLTATYFKTAYFASTPSGKLAEKPLPLDVQTSPIFTLTALDYNHDGQKDLLLCGNTTQARLRFGRSDANAGLLLKGNGKGSFDAVSQQQSGFQLTGDVRAVLPIANTVLIGINQQPLRAYQNVKP; encoded by the coding sequence ATGGGATTTATACTCAAAAAAAGTCTGCCTTACGTGACAACTAAAGTTTATTCTCTTTTTTTTGCCAGTATTCTTTGCCTAACGGGTTGTTCGGATAAAACATCGACCGAAAAAACTACCGAACCCGCTGGTCGTCCGCTTTTTACTTCACTTTCTCCTGACCAGACTGGCATTACGTTCGCTAACAACCTGACCGAAGGGCTGAATACGAACGTGCTGATGTATGAGTATTTCTACAACGGTGGTGGTGTAGCCGTCGGTGATCTGAACGGCGATGGATTAGACGATATCTATTTTAGTGGCAACATGGTTCCTAATCAGCTTTACCTGAACAAAGGAAGCATGAAGTTTACGGACGTAACGGCATCGGCGGGCGTAGCAGGTCGGGAAGGCCCCTGGCGAACGGGTGTCTCGATGGCTGATGTGAACGGCGATAGCCGACTTGATCTTCTTGTTTGCTATTCGGGCAGTCTGCCACCATTCAAGCGAGTTCCGCAATTGTTTATCAACGATGGCTCCGACGCGCAGGGTATACCGCATTTCACCGACCAAACGGTACAGTGGGGACTCGATAAACCCGGTCAGACAACGCAAGGTACTTTTTTCGATTATGACCGCGACGGCGATCTCGACCTTTTTCTGCTGAACCATAATCCACGTCTGTTGCCCGTGCTCGATCCGGGGCCAACGGCGGCTTTATTGAAACAAAGCAATCCGGAAATTGGCGTACGGCTTCTCCGCAATGTAGGCAAGCGCTTCGAGGACGTTACCGAACGATCCGGTTTGAGCAGCTCGGTATTGAGCTATGGCTTGGGGTTAGGCGTGTCCGACCTGAACGCCGACGGCTGGCCTGATTTGTACATTTCCAACGATTATACCATTCCCGATTATCTGTATCTAAACAATCACGATGGGACGTTTACCAATCAACTGAAAAATAGTGTTCGGCATACGTCTCACTTTTCGATGGGGAACGACGTGGCTGATGTCAACAACGATGCGCGACCCGACATTATGACGCTCGATATGCTTCCCGAAGACAACCGACGGCAGAAACTGCTGATGGCTCCCGACAACTACGAGAAGTTTAATCTGGCCGTGGAGTCGGGGTTCTATTACCAGCACATGCGTAACATGCTTCAGATTAACGAAGGTGTTGAAACAAAAAATGGCAAAACGATACCCACGTTTAGCGAAATCGGGCAACTGGCGGGCGTATCCAATACCGACTGGAGCTGGTCACCGTTATTAGCCGATTATGATAACGACGGCTGGAAAGATATTTACGTAACGAACGGCTACGTCCGGGATTACACCAACCAGGACTTTTTGAAGTTCATGACCGATTACATGCACAACCGTCCGGCCAACTTTAGCCGGGAGGACGTATTGGAACTCGTGCACAAAATACCCTCGTCGAACGTCACGAATTACATGTTTCGCAACCGGGGCGGAGAAAGGGCAGGGGCGGTCACGTTCGACAACGCGAGCTCATCCTGGGGACTCATGCAGGCCTCTAACAGCACCGGAGCCGCCTACGCCGACCTAGACAATGACGGTGATCTTGATTTGATTGTCAATAACACGAATCAACCGGCCTTTATCTTTCAAAACGAAACCAGTAAGGAACGCAAACATCACTATCTGTCCGTGCGTCTCGTAGGTGCTGGGGCCAATACGCAGGGTGTGGGCGCTAAAGCTACTCTTTACCGCAACGGCAAACAGCAATACGTTGAGCAGATGCCCACGCGTGGCTACCAGTCGAGCGTATCGCCCCGCCTGCACTTCGGACTAGGTACAGATGCGAATATTGATTCGCTCCGGGTGGTCTGGGCAACGGGGAAACAACAGCTACTTACTAACGTAAAAGCCGATCAGCAGCTGACGGTTCAGGAAAAAGACGCACGTATGCTATATAAAGGTCTACAAGCTACGCCCGCTATTTTCAAGGAAGTAAAAGCGCCGTTGGCCTTCACAGATCCGGCCAATACAACGAATGATTTTAAGCGACAGACGTTATTGGTCAATGCACAGTCATTCAACGGCCCTTGTCTGGTCAAGGCCGATGTAAATGGTGACGGACGTGAGGATGTCTACACCGGGGGGAGCAGTGGGCAGGCGGGTACTTTGTTTGTTCAACAGGCAAATGGCCAGTTCAGCCGCCTGCCTGAACCAGCATTCGAGGCCGACAAAGCCTATAACGATGCTGATGCTGTTTTCTTCGACGCCAACACCGATGGTTTTACGGATCTATACGTGTGCAGCGGTTATTACGGCGATTTCACTACAGACGATGTACGGCTACAGGATCGACTCTATCTAAACGATGGCAAGGGAAATTTTACGAAAAGCACGAATGCGTTGCCTTCCTTGAAAACCAGCGCGGGCTGCGTACGCGTGACCGATGTGAACGGCGATGGAAAGCCTGATCTATTCGTTGGAGGAAGGGTTGTGCCGGGACGTTATCCGGAGTCGCCCCGGAGTTATCTGCTGATAAACGACGGACAGGGAAAAACACCGCATTTTAGCGATAAGACCGCTCAGCTTGCGCCGATGCTTGAGCAAATTGGGATGGTAACCGATGCCGCCTGGACCGACCTCAATGCTGACCGCAAACCCGAGTTAGTCGTGGTAGGGGAGTGGATGCCCATAACCGTACTCAGCTGGAACAACAACCAACTAAACGATCAGACAGAAGCGTATCTGGGCAAGGAATACCGGGGTTGGTGGAACAAGCTGCTGATAGACGATTTTAACGGCGATGGACGGCCTGATCTGGTTGTCGGTAATCAGGGGTTGAATACCCAGTGCCGGGCCAGTGAGCAGGAGCCTGCCGAATTGTACTACAAAGATTTCGATAACAACGGAAAAATCGACCCTATTCTTTGTTTGTACGTACAGGGGAAAAGCTACCCTCACGCGACCCGCGACGAGCTACTTGAGCAGGTGGGAATGCTGCGTCACCGCTTTGTTAATTACGACAGCTACTCGAATGCTACGCTGACCGATGTATTTAAGCCAGAGGAACTGAAGGATGCAAAGAAATTGACAGCTACTTATTTCAAGACGGCTTATTTCGCCAGTACCCCGTCCGGTAAACTTGCTGAGAAACCGTTACCATTAGACGTACAGACGTCACCTATCTTCACATTGACCGCTCTTGACTATAACCACGACGGCCAGAAAGATTTGCTGCTCTGCGGAAACACGACACAGGCTCGACTCCGGTTTGGTCGATCCGATGCAAACGCGGGCTTGTTGCTGAAAGGGAATGGTAAGGGCAGCTTTGACGCGGTATCGCAGCAACAATCCGGCTTCCAGCTAACGGGTGATGTACGGGCTGTTTTACCGATTGCCAATACCGTTCTGATTGGTATCAATCAGCAGCCTCTGCGCGCTTATCAAAACGTAAAGCCATAG
- a CDS encoding amidohydrolase family protein, with protein MIQPYSRLLLIVCCYCFIFRSLFAQVEKAPARQEGEGPFGKLIIRGVTLINSTGAPPVGPMDIVVEKNRITQIRQVGYPGVPIDAKSRPKANPGDKELNCEGMYLMPGFVDMHGHIGGQAQGANAEYVFKLWLGHGITTIRDPSCGNGLDWVLEHRAKSERNEITAPRIKAYTVFGQGAKEPISTPEQARAWVQQNAKRGADGIKFFGAEPNIFRAALEENKKLGLRSACHHAQLEVARMNALATAKAGLTSLEHWYGLPEALFDNKTVQNYPATYNYSNEQNRFEEAGNLWQQAAKPGSERWNKVMDELITLDFTLDPTFNIYEANRELMLARRAEWHDDYTMPSLWRFYGPSRISHGSYWHSWGTEQEVAWKKNYQLWMEFINEYKNRGGRVTAGSDSGFIYQLYGFAYIRELELLREAGFHPLEVIRAATLKGAEALGMVDQIGSVEVGKLADFVIVDQNPLANLKVLYGTGAIHLNDKNEVERVGGVTYTVKDGVVYDAKKLLADVRKMVADAKAKENFEISQPGVAPKPGKISGGKN; from the coding sequence ATGATACAACCTTACTCGCGACTCCTGTTAATTGTTTGCTGCTACTGTTTCATTTTTCGGTCGCTATTCGCCCAGGTTGAGAAAGCCCCGGCGCGTCAGGAAGGCGAAGGCCCGTTTGGCAAACTCATCATTCGAGGTGTTACGCTGATTAATAGTACGGGTGCACCGCCCGTTGGCCCGATGGACATTGTGGTCGAAAAAAACCGGATTACCCAGATCCGGCAAGTCGGCTATCCGGGCGTTCCGATTGACGCAAAAAGCCGCCCGAAAGCCAACCCCGGCGACAAAGAACTAAACTGCGAAGGAATGTACCTGATGCCGGGTTTCGTGGATATGCACGGACATATTGGTGGACAGGCACAGGGTGCCAATGCGGAGTATGTATTCAAGCTGTGGCTTGGTCATGGCATCACTACCATCCGCGACCCGTCGTGCGGGAATGGGCTCGACTGGGTACTCGAACACCGCGCCAAAAGCGAACGCAACGAGATTACGGCGCCCCGAATAAAAGCCTATACCGTTTTTGGGCAAGGCGCAAAAGAGCCGATCAGTACGCCCGAACAGGCACGCGCCTGGGTACAGCAGAACGCCAAACGCGGGGCCGATGGAATCAAGTTTTTCGGCGCAGAACCAAATATTTTCCGGGCGGCCCTGGAAGAAAATAAAAAATTAGGTCTGCGCTCGGCTTGCCATCACGCGCAATTGGAAGTGGCCCGCATGAATGCGCTGGCTACCGCTAAAGCTGGTCTCACCTCCCTCGAACACTGGTATGGCCTGCCCGAAGCCTTGTTCGACAACAAGACCGTCCAAAACTATCCGGCAACGTACAACTACAGCAACGAACAGAACCGCTTCGAAGAGGCCGGAAATCTCTGGCAACAGGCTGCCAAACCCGGTAGCGAACGTTGGAACAAAGTGATGGACGAACTGATTACCCTCGATTTTACCCTTGATCCAACGTTTAATATCTATGAAGCCAACCGCGAGCTGATGCTGGCCCGACGCGCTGAGTGGCACGATGACTACACCATGCCGAGTCTGTGGCGCTTCTACGGCCCCAGCCGAATTTCGCATGGGTCCTACTGGCATTCGTGGGGAACCGAGCAAGAAGTAGCCTGGAAGAAAAATTACCAGCTCTGGATGGAATTTATCAACGAGTACAAAAACCGGGGTGGTCGTGTTACGGCGGGATCTGATTCCGGCTTCATTTATCAACTATACGGTTTTGCATACATCCGTGAGTTAGAACTCCTGCGCGAAGCTGGTTTTCACCCCCTCGAAGTGATCCGGGCGGCTACGCTGAAAGGTGCCGAAGCCCTGGGCATGGTCGATCAGATCGGTTCGGTCGAAGTAGGTAAACTAGCGGATTTTGTCATTGTCGATCAAAATCCGCTGGCTAACCTGAAAGTGCTTTACGGAACGGGGGCCATCCACCTAAACGATAAAAACGAAGTAGAACGGGTTGGCGGTGTAACGTACACGGTAAAAGACGGTGTGGTGTACGATGCCAAGAAATTGCTGGCCGATGTACGCAAGATGGTTGCCGATGCCAAAGCGAAAGAGAACTTCGAAATTAGTCAGCCGGGCGTAGCTCCCAAACCGGGAAAAATATCAGGCGGCAAAAATTAA
- a CDS encoding lysylphosphatidylglycerol synthase transmembrane domain-containing protein, giving the protein MKAILKRFLPILLALALLVYTLRGLPLADLTSQLKQALPEWIIGAALIVTTQTLLRAIRWKMMLNSLGFRPTLGRALLATMAGNVAGLIIPGTGELIRCTLLYRSDGVPIPQSVGTAVGERIADLMAVAVILLLTLLVQTNRLVSYVSQYTSLNERYQQLSGLQLVLLIAGVVLAGLLGLWLIRLCWLALPERYKFRDKLAGLQKGVSSVFNIPNLPVFLLVNILIHGLSLVAIYVLFLALPITENLPFSAALTIVAVTSLGSITIPTQANIGSYHFLASRTLLMYAVSLNNGVIWATFSHAVFTLTSLGLSLIGVLPALKYLNKRQDDNQTVQSK; this is encoded by the coding sequence ATGAAGGCAATACTAAAGCGATTCCTGCCTATTTTGTTAGCACTTGCTTTATTAGTGTATACTTTACGAGGACTTCCCTTAGCTGATCTTACCAGCCAGCTAAAGCAGGCATTGCCCGAATGGATCATCGGAGCGGCTCTTATTGTAACCACGCAGACGCTACTACGAGCTATCCGCTGGAAAATGATGCTGAACAGCCTGGGCTTTCGGCCAACGCTCGGACGGGCGCTACTAGCGACCATGGCGGGTAATGTCGCGGGGCTTATCATTCCGGGTACGGGCGAACTTATCCGGTGTACGCTCCTATACCGGTCGGATGGTGTTCCGATTCCGCAAAGCGTCGGTACGGCAGTTGGCGAACGAATCGCCGACTTAATGGCGGTTGCTGTTATTTTATTATTAACGTTGTTGGTGCAGACCAATCGGCTAGTTAGCTACGTCAGTCAGTACACATCTCTTAACGAACGTTACCAGCAGCTTTCGGGGCTACAACTCGTTTTGCTTATTGCCGGAGTTGTTCTGGCCGGATTACTTGGTTTGTGGCTTATCCGCTTGTGCTGGTTAGCTCTTCCCGAACGGTACAAGTTTCGGGATAAGCTGGCAGGATTGCAGAAAGGAGTCAGCAGCGTTTTCAATATACCGAATTTACCGGTTTTCCTGCTCGTTAACATCCTCATTCACGGTTTATCATTGGTAGCCATTTATGTTTTGTTCCTTGCGCTGCCCATCACGGAAAACTTACCTTTTTCGGCAGCCTTGACCATCGTAGCTGTTACATCACTGGGTAGCATCACTATTCCTACGCAGGCGAATATTGGCTCGTATCATTTCCTGGCGAGCCGCACCCTGTTGATGTATGCTGTCAGCCTGAACAACGGTGTTATCTGGGCTACGTTCTCGCACGCGGTTTTTACACTGACCAGCTTAGGGCTAAGCTTGATTGGCGTCTTACCGGCTTTGAAGTACCTGAACAAGCGTCAAGACGATAACCAGACGGTTCAGTCCAAATGA
- a CDS encoding glycerophosphodiester phosphodiesterase: MRRFIYILAGLLPLLLFGCRKDYEAPVPYNFANQPGQGRFTPAVRQAMEGVYSVTEGAGQFGDQVVLKWTYTHEGSDTTHYLSIFTGVDAGYFNLEIDPKADSLAMSGYWRKLTNTETGLARLAVQTQHNGQLKPFTGNLLEGDTLVVNGAYGGKTGEPTQTIRFKYRRPINPRPFSIMAHRSGGRTSDLLPASENSVEIIKLASRLGATGIEIDVRYTKDGVPILYHDNTLNLRLIQKNGLAGPIENYTYQQLTSLVRLINGEKIPTLEEAMETVVNNTALNFVWLDTKYIGPMDKVQAIQQKFQQKATLARRNLRIIIGLPSTDAVASYQALSNKDNTPILCELDTSITRSLDARIWAPRWTLGPQTDEVKAMQAEGRTVFVWTLDEPEFIREFIAENTFDGILSNYPTVVAYYHYIDQ; the protein is encoded by the coding sequence GTGAGACGGTTTATTTATATACTAGCGGGCCTGTTGCCGTTGCTCCTGTTCGGATGCCGGAAAGACTACGAAGCGCCCGTACCCTACAATTTTGCTAACCAGCCGGGACAGGGGCGGTTTACGCCAGCGGTCAGACAGGCGATGGAAGGCGTTTACAGTGTTACGGAAGGAGCCGGTCAATTCGGTGATCAGGTTGTGTTGAAGTGGACGTACACCCATGAAGGTAGCGATACAACGCACTATTTATCTATTTTCACAGGCGTGGACGCGGGCTATTTCAACCTGGAAATCGATCCAAAGGCCGATAGCCTGGCCATGTCGGGGTACTGGCGGAAATTGACCAATACAGAGACTGGGTTGGCCCGATTAGCTGTTCAAACTCAGCACAACGGTCAGTTGAAGCCGTTTACGGGTAACCTGCTTGAAGGCGATACACTGGTCGTAAATGGTGCCTACGGTGGTAAGACAGGAGAGCCAACTCAAACGATACGCTTTAAGTATCGTAGACCAATCAATCCAAGACCCTTTTCGATTATGGCGCATCGGAGCGGTGGACGTACCTCCGACCTGCTGCCCGCTTCCGAAAATTCGGTGGAGATTATCAAGCTGGCATCGCGTTTGGGCGCTACGGGTATCGAAATCGATGTTCGTTACACGAAAGATGGTGTACCCATTCTTTACCATGACAACACGCTCAACCTCCGGCTAATCCAAAAAAACGGGCTGGCAGGTCCCATCGAAAACTATACCTATCAGCAATTGACTTCACTAGTCCGGCTAATTAACGGCGAGAAAATTCCGACGCTGGAAGAAGCTATGGAAACGGTGGTGAATAACACCGCGCTGAACTTTGTCTGGCTTGACACGAAATACATCGGCCCAATGGACAAAGTCCAGGCCATTCAGCAGAAATTCCAGCAAAAGGCCACCCTGGCTCGGCGGAATCTGCGGATCATTATTGGTCTACCCAGTACAGATGCCGTCGCGTCGTATCAGGCACTGAGCAATAAGGATAACACACCGATTCTCTGTGAATTGGACACGTCCATTACGCGTAGTCTGGACGCTCGAATCTGGGCGCCCCGTTGGACACTAGGACCGCAGACCGACGAAGTAAAAGCAATGCAGGCAGAAGGGCGGACGGTGTTCGTATGGACACTCGACGAACCGGAGTTTATTCGGGAGTTCATCGCTGAAAATACGTTCGACGGTATCCTCTCAAACTACCCGACGGTGGTAGCTTATTATCACTACATAGATCAGTAA
- a CDS encoding DUF7657 domain-containing protein, translating into MAKKGKKPIAGAVRPVATVSTPPQSSSVKLPVTPSSEPTPPKPRPTPPSDALIWFDKRVKWTLGAFAGLFLLFVLLKWHYVSLPIWNTILPDGSAPTRGLVAGTPKQIRMDDYAVGAPWILSNVINGFPEENEAIGGLKTPLLTVPVKHPVSVFKIGYWGFSFLDAERGYAWMYDSSPFVLVISAFLFFLLVSRNQYWLSLTGALTLLFSSGTVRWSFIPSAIIGYCCAAFVVAVYLFYERKPLRIALFSLLLIWIVCVYALILYPPYQIPLAYLFGMALVGYIINNRQTIFPLKAVGLKLVMLAGAVGLAALVLSSFFSDVQETLKAVTSTVYPGQRSETGGTGFIANWYSEYYSWFFSDQVFPKSWLNICELSHYLNFAPVIIPLTIALFVLNRRIDWMLAAAALFVVLMWVWIEIGFPAGLAKTSLMSMVPTRRAQIPMGVGCIVLLFLYLGAIRDAYQQVPLWANALAIAGVIAFVAYTAYVNVNDSDGLIKPYQTFMPVVFFSLMNALLVFTIPFRYRTAIFCAGLLIFLLPNVKANPLSKGLSPITDNSFYKTVRQLVVQDPQARWLVNGSQFISYMVTATGAKQITGVKYIPDRKHVFSVLDPQMKRDSAYNRYAHVTNQSYIDGKDSVIIVNQYEDGYVIAMDPCSPRMKKLNVKYQVFDHQPQPVEVRCMKSVATLGSLTIYQANP; encoded by the coding sequence ATGGCTAAAAAAGGAAAGAAACCAATTGCCGGCGCTGTTCGGCCTGTTGCCACTGTTTCTACCCCGCCCCAGTCGTCCAGTGTTAAACTCCCGGTTACGCCGTCGAGTGAGCCTACTCCTCCCAAACCTAGACCAACTCCCCCCAGCGATGCGCTGATTTGGTTCGATAAACGCGTGAAGTGGACCTTAGGGGCATTTGCCGGGCTATTTTTGCTGTTTGTTTTGCTAAAATGGCATTACGTATCACTACCGATCTGGAACACCATTCTGCCGGACGGTTCAGCACCGACGCGGGGTCTGGTAGCCGGTACGCCCAAGCAGATTCGGATGGACGACTACGCCGTGGGAGCGCCTTGGATTCTATCGAACGTGATCAATGGGTTTCCCGAAGAAAACGAAGCGATTGGTGGCCTAAAGACGCCGTTATTGACCGTACCCGTCAAACATCCGGTTTCTGTTTTCAAGATCGGCTACTGGGGTTTTTCGTTTCTGGATGCCGAACGGGGTTACGCCTGGATGTACGATAGTAGTCCTTTTGTCTTAGTAATCAGTGCTTTCTTGTTTTTCCTGCTCGTTTCCCGAAACCAGTACTGGCTATCGCTGACTGGAGCGCTAACGTTGTTGTTCTCGTCCGGTACGGTTCGGTGGTCGTTCATTCCGTCTGCTATCATTGGTTATTGCTGTGCGGCTTTTGTGGTTGCCGTTTATCTTTTCTACGAACGAAAACCGCTCCGCATCGCGCTCTTTTCGCTGTTACTGATCTGGATCGTCTGCGTGTATGCATTGATTTTGTACCCACCGTATCAGATCCCGTTAGCGTACTTATTCGGTATGGCGCTCGTCGGTTATATCATCAACAATCGGCAGACCATTTTTCCGCTTAAAGCGGTCGGGCTGAAGCTGGTCATGCTTGCGGGAGCCGTTGGTTTAGCTGCGTTGGTACTGTCGAGTTTCTTTTCTGATGTGCAGGAAACGTTGAAAGCGGTAACAAGCACCGTGTACCCTGGCCAGCGGAGCGAAACCGGCGGTACGGGCTTTATCGCCAACTGGTATTCGGAGTACTACAGCTGGTTTTTCTCCGATCAGGTGTTTCCCAAAAGCTGGCTCAACATCTGCGAACTGTCGCATTACCTGAATTTTGCACCCGTTATTATCCCGTTGACCATTGCCTTGTTTGTGCTGAATCGCCGGATCGACTGGATGCTCGCTGCGGCTGCGTTGTTTGTCGTGCTGATGTGGGTATGGATTGAAATCGGTTTTCCCGCCGGACTGGCCAAAACCAGTCTGATGAGCATGGTGCCGACGCGTCGGGCGCAGATTCCGATGGGTGTGGGCTGTATCGTGCTGCTGTTTCTGTACCTGGGGGCAATTCGCGATGCTTATCAGCAGGTTCCGCTATGGGCGAATGCGCTGGCGATTGCGGGCGTTATTGCTTTTGTGGCCTACACTGCTTACGTCAACGTGAATGATTCCGACGGACTGATCAAACCTTACCAGACGTTTATGCCGGTCGTGTTTTTCTCGCTGATGAACGCGTTGCTGGTGTTTACTATTCCTTTCCGCTACCGAACGGCTATTTTCTGCGCTGGATTATTAATTTTCCTGCTACCAAACGTAAAAGCAAACCCACTGTCGAAAGGGCTTAGCCCCATTACCGACAACAGCTTTTATAAGACGGTTCGGCAGTTGGTAGTGCAGGACCCGCAGGCTCGCTGGCTTGTTAATGGCAGTCAGTTCATTTCGTACATGGTTACGGCCACGGGAGCCAAACAGATTACGGGCGTTAAATACATTCCTGACCGCAAGCATGTTTTCAGCGTGCTGGACCCGCAGATGAAACGTGATTCGGCCTACAATCGCTACGCCCACGTTACGAACCAAAGCTACATCGATGGGAAAGATTCGGTGATCATCGTCAACCAGTACGAAGATGGGTACGTGATTGCAATGGACCCCTGTTCGCCCCGGATGAAGAAGCTCAACGTGAAGTATCAGGTATTCGATCACCAGCCGCAACCCGTGGAAGTGCGCTGCATGAAATCGGTGGCGACGCTTGGTTCGCTGACGATCTATCAGGCCAATCCGTAA